The following are from one region of the Leucobacter sp. Psy1 genome:
- a CDS encoding isocitrate/isopropylmalate dehydrogenase family protein yields MRTHAVSVLAGDGIGPEVMPEAMAVLDDAVAPHGIRFEWREHPWGSDYYRRHGRMMPTDAIETMAETDAVFLGAVGDPAVSDVETLWGMLIPIRREFDQYVNLRPVRSFRGIASSLAGDPEIDLVIVRENVEGEYSEVGGRAYRGTPYEAAYQQALFTRFGVERVARFAVERARERSGRIVSATKSNGIIHTMPFWDEVVAEVVAHADANLQLESVLIDALAARMVRSPQSLDVIVASNLFGDILSDLAAGAVGSIGIAPSANLNPERRYPSMFEPVHGSAPDIAGRGVANPIGQIWAGAMMLRHFGYCEIAEQVESAFTGVIEAGIVTPDLGGSSTTVEVGSAVRARLADQGGAS; encoded by the coding sequence ATGCGCACGCATGCCGTATCAGTGCTGGCCGGCGACGGAATCGGTCCGGAGGTGATGCCCGAGGCGATGGCGGTGCTCGACGATGCCGTCGCGCCGCACGGTATCCGGTTCGAATGGCGCGAACACCCGTGGGGGAGCGACTACTACCGTCGCCACGGCCGGATGATGCCGACGGACGCCATCGAGACGATGGCGGAAACCGACGCCGTCTTTCTCGGGGCGGTCGGCGACCCGGCGGTCTCGGATGTCGAGACGCTCTGGGGCATGCTCATTCCGATCAGGCGCGAGTTCGATCAGTACGTGAATCTCCGCCCGGTGCGCTCGTTCCGCGGGATCGCCTCCTCGCTGGCCGGCGATCCGGAGATCGACCTCGTGATCGTGCGCGAGAACGTCGAGGGAGAGTACTCGGAGGTCGGCGGACGGGCGTACCGAGGCACCCCGTACGAGGCCGCCTACCAGCAGGCCCTGTTCACTCGGTTCGGCGTCGAGCGCGTCGCGCGATTCGCCGTCGAGCGCGCACGCGAACGGAGCGGGCGGATCGTCTCGGCGACGAAGTCGAACGGCATCATCCACACCATGCCTTTCTGGGACGAGGTCGTCGCCGAAGTGGTGGCGCACGCCGACGCGAACCTGCAGCTCGAATCGGTTCTCATCGACGCGCTCGCCGCGCGCATGGTGCGCTCGCCGCAAAGCCTCGACGTCATCGTCGCCTCAAACCTCTTCGGGGACATTCTCTCCGACCTCGCGGCCGGGGCTGTGGGGTCGATCGGGATCGCGCCGAGTGCGAACCTCAACCCCGAGCGGAGGTACCCCTCCATGTTCGAACCGGTGCACGGGTCTGCTCCGGACATTGCCGGCCGGGGCGTCGCAAACCCGATCGGTCAGATCTGGGCCGGCGCCATGATGCTGCGGCATTTCGGTTATTGCGAGATCGCCGAGCAGGTGGAGTCGGCGTTCACCGGGGTGATCGAAGCTGGGATCGTGACCCCTGACCTCGGGGGATCGTCCACGACCGTCGAGGTGGGTTCGGCCGTGCGTGCACGGCTGGCCGATCAGGGTGGAGCGAGCTGA
- a CDS encoding aspartate aminotransferase family protein: MTAPARTGPALWSAQAHMPSVLGRQLVITRGEGNYVFTSEGQRLFDGTAGLWHANIGHGRAEMAEVAAEQMRTLETYHVFGRYLNDRAVELAERVSDLAPIDDAKVILNSGGSDSIDVALKLARRYWQLRGRHEKTIVLSRDLAYHGLHAYGTSVAGLDFNREGYGTDSLVPETARIDTADIDRVRAQVAEIGPDRIAAIIAEPIQGTGGVIPPTPGYLEGLQRIADEHDILFIADEVITGFGRTGAWFASERYGIRPDIITMAKGISSGYSAVGGIIVAPEVWEPFYADDAPMYRHGTTYSGHATSAALALKNLEIIERDGLLGRVRTLEGVLAHELAGIAADPRVAATRVAGFLGGIELRPEHSAERVTDAMVEQGWIARPLRGNVVQISPPFTSTDAEVRGIVAAVGHALDVTSGAPAPELAVAR, encoded by the coding sequence GTGACCGCACCCGCCCGCACCGGACCCGCACTCTGGAGCGCCCAAGCCCACATGCCCTCAGTGCTCGGACGCCAGCTCGTCATCACTCGCGGCGAGGGGAACTACGTCTTCACCAGCGAGGGACAACGGCTCTTCGATGGCACCGCAGGACTGTGGCACGCGAATATCGGTCACGGCAGAGCCGAGATGGCCGAGGTCGCAGCCGAGCAGATGCGCACGCTCGAGACGTACCACGTCTTCGGGAGGTACCTGAACGACCGCGCAGTCGAACTCGCGGAACGCGTCAGCGACCTCGCACCGATCGACGACGCCAAGGTGATCCTCAACAGCGGCGGATCCGACTCCATCGATGTCGCCCTGAAGCTCGCCAGGCGCTACTGGCAGCTGCGCGGTCGGCACGAGAAGACGATCGTCCTGAGCCGAGACCTCGCCTACCACGGCCTGCACGCGTACGGCACGAGCGTCGCCGGCCTCGACTTCAACCGCGAAGGCTACGGCACGGATTCGCTCGTCCCCGAGACGGCGCGCATCGACACTGCAGACATCGACCGAGTCCGCGCGCAGGTCGCCGAGATCGGGCCCGACCGCATCGCCGCGATCATCGCCGAGCCCATTCAGGGGACCGGCGGAGTGATTCCGCCGACTCCCGGGTATCTCGAGGGGCTGCAGCGCATCGCGGACGAGCACGACATCCTCTTCATCGCCGACGAGGTCATCACCGGCTTCGGGCGCACGGGCGCCTGGTTCGCCTCGGAGCGCTACGGGATCCGACCCGACATCATCACGATGGCGAAGGGCATCTCGTCGGGCTACTCGGCGGTCGGCGGCATCATCGTGGCCCCCGAGGTCTGGGAGCCGTTCTACGCTGACGACGCCCCGATGTACCGCCACGGCACCACCTACTCGGGTCACGCCACTTCCGCCGCACTCGCGCTGAAGAACCTCGAGATCATCGAGCGCGACGGGCTCCTCGGGCGCGTCCGCACTCTGGAGGGCGTCCTCGCGCACGAGCTCGCTGGCATCGCCGCAGATCCGCGCGTGGCCGCGACCCGGGTCGCGGGCTTCCTCGGCGGCATCGAGCTCCGGCCCGAGCACTCCGCCGAGCGCGTCACCGACGCCATGGTCGAGCAGGGATGGATCGCGCGCCCTCTGCGCGGGAACGTGGTGCAGATCAGTCCGCCGTTCACCAGCACTGACGCAGAGGTCAGGGGGATCGTCGCGGCGGTCGGCCATGCATTGGACGTTACGAGCGGTGCGCCCGCACCGGAACTGGCGGTGGCACGATGA
- a CDS encoding NAD-dependent succinate-semialdehyde dehydrogenase, with translation MNEQSIDQDLLRRTDEALASVTLDRLGLGTTDTFEVRDPATERVIATPPDHSTDDALIALERADRAGAAWARTTARHRSDVLHRAYGLLIEQRDRLAAVITREMGKPLAEALGEVQYAADYVRWYAEEALRPAGNYRENPVGGSTILTSRGPIGTALLITPWNFPMAMATRKIAPAIAVGCGSVVKPAALTPLTTLVVAEIFVEAGVPEELVQVVTTTRAGAFSEALMADSRVRKVSFTGSTGVGSVLLGQAAKHVIKSSMELGGNAPLLVFDDADLERAVEGAVVAKLRNGGQSCVAANRILVQDGIADAFVEGFTERMRAAVLGNGLAEGVTLGPVIDDRAVNGFTRLVEDAVAQGADLRLGGSAPDGAGHFFEATVLDRVPESAEIAQTEIFGPIASIARFSDEEDGIARANSTPFGLASYVFSENIDRAFDVADRLDAGMVGINQGIVSNVAAPFGGTKASGLGREGSSEGLEEYQEIRFYNLARRSSTS, from the coding sequence ATGAACGAGCAGTCGATCGATCAGGATCTCCTCCGCCGCACCGACGAGGCACTTGCGAGCGTGACGCTCGACCGACTCGGTCTCGGCACCACCGACACCTTCGAGGTGCGCGACCCAGCCACCGAGCGGGTCATCGCCACACCACCGGACCACTCGACCGACGACGCGCTCATCGCCCTCGAGCGCGCCGACCGCGCCGGCGCCGCGTGGGCCAGGACGACGGCGCGTCACCGCTCCGACGTGCTCCACCGCGCCTACGGCCTGCTCATCGAGCAGCGGGATCGCCTGGCCGCCGTCATCACCCGCGAGATGGGCAAACCGCTCGCCGAAGCCCTGGGCGAGGTGCAGTACGCCGCCGACTACGTCCGCTGGTACGCCGAGGAGGCACTGCGCCCGGCGGGCAACTACCGCGAGAACCCCGTGGGAGGGTCGACGATCCTGACCTCGCGTGGACCGATCGGCACGGCGCTCCTCATCACGCCGTGGAACTTCCCGATGGCAATGGCGACCCGCAAAATCGCGCCCGCCATCGCCGTGGGCTGCGGGTCGGTCGTGAAACCCGCGGCACTCACGCCGCTCACCACGCTCGTCGTGGCCGAGATCTTCGTCGAGGCCGGAGTGCCCGAGGAGCTCGTGCAGGTCGTGACGACGACGCGCGCCGGTGCGTTCAGTGAAGCGCTGATGGCAGACTCTCGAGTGCGCAAGGTGTCGTTCACCGGGTCGACCGGCGTCGGCAGCGTGCTGCTCGGGCAGGCGGCGAAGCACGTCATCAAGAGCTCCATGGAGCTCGGTGGCAATGCCCCGCTCCTCGTCTTCGACGACGCCGATCTCGAGCGCGCCGTCGAGGGTGCCGTCGTCGCGAAGCTGCGGAACGGCGGCCAGTCCTGCGTGGCGGCTAACCGCATCCTCGTGCAGGACGGCATCGCCGACGCCTTCGTCGAGGGCTTCACCGAGCGCATGCGCGCCGCGGTGCTCGGCAACGGACTCGCCGAGGGCGTGACCCTCGGGCCGGTGATCGACGACCGCGCCGTGAACGGGTTCACCCGTCTCGTCGAGGACGCCGTCGCCCAGGGCGCCGACCTGCGACTCGGCGGTTCGGCCCCCGATGGCGCCGGGCACTTCTTCGAGGCGACGGTGCTCGACCGCGTGCCCGAGAGCGCCGAGATCGCACAGACCGAGATTTTCGGACCGATCGCGTCGATCGCCCGCTTCTCCGACGAGGAGGACGGGATCGCCCGCGCGAACTCGACCCCGTTCGGGCTCGCGAGCTACGTGTTCAGCGAGAACATCGACCGTGCCTTCGACGTCGCCGACCGCCTCGACGCCGGCATGGTCGGCATCAACCAGGGGATCGTGTCGAACGTCGCGGCGCCCTTCGGCGGGACGAAGGCCTCGGGGCTCGGACGCGAGGGCAGTTCCGAGGGACTCGAGGAGTACCAGGAGATCCGGTTCTACAACCTGGCGCGGCGCTCCTCGACGAGCTGA
- a CDS encoding amino acid permease, with amino-acid sequence MSIEPSPRALAHTLRARHLSMIALGGVIGAGLLVASSGAIVSAGPAVVLAYAGGGLLVVLVMRMLGEMASVSPETGSFSSYASRFIGHWAGTAVGWLYWWFWSVAVGIEATAAAVIISEWVPALPQWVCALALTVLFLVINLVSVGSFGEFEFWFSSIKVGTIVAFLIVGVLLIAGVIPNGTASLGNLVGEGAGGFMPHGIGGVLAAFLPVVFSMFGAEVATIAAGESMHPRDAVRKAVNSVVARILLFYIGSMLVVVTVLPWDRIQAGVSPFVSVLDAAGFAWAGTAMNVIVVTALLSTLNAALYSSSRMVFSLAQRGGAPRSMTRVSRRGAPSAAILFSAVIGLVCVVLNYTAPDAVFSFLVNSTGGLVIVIWAVIAVSQLRSRRILAGQGIDAAAQEGVSRMWGFPVLNWVVIAALAGLLISMFFAGGQRLVEVTTSAIVTALAVTVGLVLQRRRAVPDQLVEERRARL; translated from the coding sequence ATGTCCATCGAACCGTCGCCCCGCGCGCTCGCGCACACCCTCCGAGCCAGGCATTTGTCGATGATCGCGCTGGGCGGGGTGATCGGAGCGGGGCTGCTCGTGGCCTCCAGCGGAGCGATCGTGTCCGCCGGGCCCGCCGTCGTGCTCGCCTATGCCGGAGGCGGGCTCCTCGTCGTACTGGTCATGCGGATGCTCGGTGAAATGGCCTCGGTGTCGCCGGAGACCGGATCCTTCTCGAGCTACGCGAGTCGCTTCATCGGACACTGGGCCGGCACGGCGGTCGGGTGGCTGTACTGGTGGTTCTGGAGCGTGGCGGTCGGCATCGAGGCCACCGCGGCGGCCGTGATCATCTCGGAATGGGTACCCGCGCTGCCTCAGTGGGTGTGTGCGCTCGCGCTCACCGTGCTCTTCCTCGTCATCAACCTCGTCTCCGTCGGATCGTTCGGAGAGTTCGAGTTCTGGTTCTCATCGATCAAGGTGGGCACGATCGTGGCGTTCCTCATCGTCGGGGTGCTGCTGATCGCCGGGGTCATCCCCAATGGAACCGCGTCGCTCGGCAATCTCGTCGGCGAGGGTGCCGGGGGATTCATGCCGCACGGCATCGGTGGCGTGCTCGCCGCCTTCCTGCCCGTCGTGTTCTCCATGTTCGGTGCCGAGGTCGCGACGATCGCCGCGGGCGAGTCGATGCATCCCCGCGATGCCGTGCGGAAGGCCGTGAACTCGGTCGTCGCGCGGATCCTGCTGTTCTACATCGGCTCGATGCTCGTCGTCGTGACGGTGCTGCCGTGGGATCGGATCCAAGCTGGGGTGAGCCCCTTCGTCTCGGTACTCGACGCCGCAGGATTCGCGTGGGCCGGGACCGCCATGAACGTCATCGTGGTGACCGCGCTCCTCTCGACGCTGAACGCCGCCCTCTACAGCTCCTCTCGCATGGTGTTCTCCCTCGCGCAGCGCGGCGGGGCGCCCCGGAGCATGACCCGGGTGTCGCGGCGGGGTGCCCCGTCCGCGGCGATCCTCTTCTCAGCCGTGATCGGACTCGTCTGCGTCGTCCTGAACTACACCGCCCCCGACGCGGTCTTCTCGTTCCTCGTGAACTCCACGGGTGGACTGGTGATCGTGATCTGGGCCGTCATCGCCGTCTCCCAGCTGCGCAGCCGGAGGATCCTCGCCGGGCAGGGGATCGACGCCGCGGCTCAGGAAGGGGTGAGCCGCATGTGGGGATTCCCAGTGCTCAACTGGGTCGTGATCGCCGCGCTCGCCGGACTGCTCATCTCCATGTTCTTCGCCGGAGGGCAGCGACTCGTCGAGGTGACGACGAGCGCGATCGTCACCGCGCTCGCCGTCACCGTCGGTCTCGTACTGCAGCGACGCCGGGCAGTCCCGGATCAGCTCGTCGAGGAGCGCCGCGCCAGGTTGTAG
- a CDS encoding SDR family oxidoreductase: protein MTYPTDRPAVWFVTGASRGLGMALITHLLGRGDYVAATTRSSDRLLAGLGDTDTTHLLCFEAPLTDEEQVSAAVAKAYDRFGHIDVVVNNAGYGILGAVEETSNEDIRTMFDVQLIGTWNVIRSVLPHMRAARSGHIVNISSIVGLVAFPGWGLYSAAKFAIEGLSESLAAEVVDFGIDVTIVEPGYFNTSFLTDDSLALTSSAFDAYPGIREMIVTHQAMPGTQPGDPDRAAAALVTIAHGAGGPLRQQLGSDSSSLAESKADALKAEVLAARELAHTTDYAR, encoded by the coding sequence ATGACCTATCCCACTGACCGTCCTGCCGTATGGTTCGTCACCGGGGCTTCCCGCGGACTCGGCATGGCACTCATCACGCATCTGCTCGGCCGCGGTGATTACGTTGCGGCAACCACGCGTTCCTCCGACCGGCTTCTCGCCGGTCTCGGCGACACTGACACGACGCACCTGCTGTGCTTTGAAGCGCCACTCACAGATGAGGAACAGGTGAGCGCAGCGGTCGCAAAGGCATACGATCGTTTCGGTCATATCGACGTCGTGGTCAACAATGCTGGTTACGGCATCCTGGGCGCCGTAGAGGAGACGAGCAACGAGGACATTCGCACGATGTTCGACGTGCAGCTGATCGGCACCTGGAATGTGATCCGATCGGTCCTGCCGCACATGCGTGCCGCACGGAGTGGCCACATCGTGAACATCTCCTCGATCGTCGGACTCGTGGCGTTCCCGGGATGGGGCCTCTACAGCGCAGCGAAGTTCGCCATCGAAGGATTGTCGGAGTCCTTGGCCGCAGAGGTCGTCGATTTCGGCATCGACGTCACGATCGTCGAACCCGGCTACTTCAACACCTCGTTCCTGACCGATGATTCACTCGCGCTCACCTCCAGCGCCTTCGACGCGTACCCGGGCATTCGGGAGATGATCGTCACGCACCAGGCGATGCCCGGAACACAGCCAGGGGATCCTGACCGCGCTGCTGCCGCACTCGTCACCATCGCTCATGGAGCGGGCGGGCCGCTGCGTCAGCAACTCGGTTCAGACTCCTCCAGCTTGGCCGAGAGCAAAGCAGATGCGCTCAAAGCCGAGGTTCTCGCCGCACGTGAACTCGCGCACACCACGGACTACGCGCGTTAA
- a CDS encoding helix-turn-helix domain-containing protein, protein MSDRHRELGEFLRRARARRSPDTAGLLPDSRIRRVPGLRREEVALLAGVSTDYYTRLEQGRNITPSHQVLDALIRALDLDHAGSTYLRTLLQPGEVASGDARPTVQRVRPGLHQLLSSFESQPALILGRRTDILASNPLARALFADFDSMPAKHRNYARWMFLDDAARALFLDWSTQARNAVEALRFDAADMPESTETQQLVGELSLASPEFRRWWSAHKVHQRTHGTKRLNHPALGRLDVEFETLALPGDVSQVLYLYTAARGSSSHEALTHLKDHMRSTFATAQTRA, encoded by the coding sequence ATGAGCGATCGGCATCGGGAGCTGGGCGAGTTTCTTCGCCGCGCCCGCGCAAGACGAAGCCCCGATACTGCGGGCCTGCTCCCCGACAGTCGAATCCGTCGGGTTCCCGGACTTCGGCGCGAGGAAGTGGCGTTGCTGGCGGGCGTATCCACGGATTACTACACCCGGTTGGAGCAGGGCCGCAACATCACCCCGTCGCACCAAGTCCTCGATGCACTGATCCGGGCTCTCGATCTCGACCACGCGGGAAGCACCTACCTCCGAACACTCCTCCAGCCCGGCGAAGTCGCGAGTGGTGACGCTCGGCCGACGGTGCAGCGCGTGAGACCCGGCCTGCACCAACTCCTCTCATCGTTCGAATCTCAGCCGGCACTGATTCTCGGTCGTCGAACCGACATTCTCGCGTCGAACCCGCTGGCCCGCGCGCTGTTCGCTGACTTCGACTCGATGCCCGCGAAGCATCGCAACTACGCTCGCTGGATGTTCCTCGACGATGCGGCACGCGCGCTCTTCCTCGACTGGAGCACGCAGGCGCGCAACGCGGTGGAGGCGTTACGCTTCGACGCGGCCGACATGCCGGAGAGCACGGAAACTCAACAGCTCGTCGGAGAGCTCTCGCTCGCCAGTCCCGAATTCCGGCGTTGGTGGTCAGCGCACAAGGTGCACCAGCGCACCCACGGCACGAAGCGTCTCAACCATCCCGCCTTGGGGCGTCTCGATGTCGAGTTCGAGACCCTGGCGCTTCCAGGGGACGTCTCTCAAGTGCTCTACCTCTACACGGCTGCACGCGGAAGTTCTTCGCACGAAGCCTTGACCCATCTGAAGGATCACATGCGCTCGACGTTCGCAACAGCGCAGACTCGAGCATGA
- a CDS encoding GntR family transcriptional regulator has product MGAQTPEVTGHPQANRRAGAAPAVPGLALTRVSAAEQVAELLTTQILEGVLGAGERLRESALATQLGISRNSVREGIRLLEQSRLVRYEMHRGAVVATPSVEELDDLYVTRKRLEGAAAAVTPDAEQLAALHRAFDHFIVVAERGQAREIVAADLAFHAEMVSLLGSRRIDEFYAGVSTEMGYYLMLLSYVDHEHERPWETLVPHHRELLDALGSGRPEVARAAIEQHLDENHARIRQILLDA; this is encoded by the coding sequence ATGGGTGCGCAGACTCCGGAGGTGACGGGGCACCCGCAGGCGAATCGTCGCGCGGGGGCCGCCCCCGCCGTGCCCGGCCTGGCGCTCACCAGGGTGAGCGCGGCAGAGCAGGTGGCCGAGCTGCTCACGACGCAGATCCTCGAGGGGGTGCTGGGGGCCGGGGAACGATTGCGCGAGAGTGCGCTCGCGACGCAGCTCGGGATCTCGCGGAACTCCGTCCGCGAAGGGATCCGCCTCCTCGAGCAGAGTCGCCTCGTGCGCTACGAGATGCACCGCGGTGCGGTCGTTGCGACGCCCTCGGTGGAAGAGCTCGACGACCTCTACGTGACGCGGAAGCGGTTGGAGGGCGCCGCTGCCGCGGTGACCCCCGATGCCGAGCAGCTCGCTGCGCTGCACCGCGCGTTCGACCACTTCATCGTCGTCGCGGAGCGCGGACAGGCCCGCGAGATCGTCGCCGCCGACCTCGCTTTCCATGCGGAGATGGTCTCACTGCTCGGGAGTCGGCGGATCGACGAGTTCTACGCCGGGGTCTCGACCGAGATGGGCTACTACCTCATGCTGCTCTCCTACGTCGACCACGAGCACGAGCGCCCGTGGGAGACGCTCGTGCCGCATCACCGGGAGCTGCTCGACGCGCTCGGGAGCGGGCGCCCGGAGGTCGCGCGTGCCGCGATCGAGCAGCACCTCGACGAGAATCACGCGAGGATCCGGCAGATTCTGCTCGACGCCTGA
- a CDS encoding MFS transporter — MFLALRYPTFRRLFAAHIVALVGTGLATIAIGFLAFDLAGGEASAVLGTIMAIKMCTYLVVGPLAPVIAARIGARRLLIGTDILRCGVAAALPFIDGLAQAYALIFVLQAASALFTPTFQAAIPTVVTDRNAYTGALALSRLAYDLETLASPALAGLLLLAMPSSALFFGTAVGFAASATLILSVALPRPPAEERPPFRQQLTRGSRMMFRMPILRGILLLHLALAAVGAIIQVLTVPMVRGELGGSEPQSASVLAAFGLGCMTSAVLMPTLIARVGVRRYMVSGLTLMIVITPALWPLIALTPESWAIPAVSVLWFALGLGYSATLAPMGRVIRDHISDHDLPDVFAAQFSLAHGWWLITYPLAGWGGTIIGIGPISLVLAIIAAAALVGALRSWPSCSRGPVNNVERTEVHHG, encoded by the coding sequence ATGTTCCTCGCACTGCGGTACCCCACCTTCCGGCGCCTCTTCGCCGCGCACATCGTCGCACTCGTCGGCACGGGGCTCGCCACCATCGCGATCGGCTTCCTCGCCTTCGACCTCGCCGGGGGCGAGGCATCCGCGGTACTGGGCACGATCATGGCGATCAAGATGTGCACGTACCTCGTCGTCGGTCCGCTCGCGCCGGTTATTGCGGCCCGCATCGGCGCGCGCCGCTTGCTCATCGGCACCGACATTCTCCGCTGCGGAGTCGCCGCAGCTCTCCCGTTCATCGACGGGCTCGCTCAGGCCTACGCGCTGATCTTCGTACTGCAGGCGGCATCCGCCCTGTTCACGCCCACGTTCCAGGCCGCGATTCCCACCGTCGTCACCGATCGGAACGCCTACACCGGAGCGCTCGCCCTCTCCCGACTCGCCTACGACCTCGAGACGCTCGCCTCCCCGGCGCTCGCGGGCCTCCTCCTCCTCGCGATGCCCTCATCCGCGCTGTTCTTCGGCACGGCCGTCGGCTTCGCCGCCTCGGCCACGCTCATCCTCTCGGTCGCCCTGCCCCGACCACCCGCCGAGGAGCGCCCCCCGTTCCGACAGCAGCTCACACGCGGGAGCCGCATGATGTTCCGCATGCCGATCCTGCGCGGGATCCTCCTGCTCCACCTCGCGCTGGCCGCCGTCGGGGCCATCATTCAGGTACTCACCGTTCCGATGGTCCGCGGCGAACTCGGCGGCAGCGAACCCCAGTCCGCCTCCGTGCTCGCCGCATTCGGCCTCGGCTGCATGACGTCGGCCGTGCTGATGCCCACCCTCATCGCTCGCGTCGGCGTCCGCCGCTACATGGTCTCCGGCCTCACGCTCATGATCGTGATCACACCGGCGCTGTGGCCCCTCATCGCCCTCACCCCTGAGAGTTGGGCGATTCCCGCGGTGAGCGTGCTCTGGTTCGCGCTCGGTCTCGGGTACTCTGCGACGCTCGCGCCGATGGGCCGCGTCATTCGCGACCACATCTCCGACCACGACCTGCCCGATGTGTTCGCAGCGCAGTTCTCCCTCGCCCACGGGTGGTGGCTCATCACCTACCCACTTGCAGGGTGGGGCGGTACCATCATCGGTATCGGGCCCATCTCTCTGGTCCTCGCGATCATCGCGGCCGCGGCACTCGTCGGGGCGCTCCGATCCTGGCCCAGCTGCTCACGCGGCCCGGTGAACAACGTCGAGCGCACGGAGGTGCACCATGGGTAG
- a CDS encoding metalloregulator ArsR/SmtB family transcription factor — protein MGRPDAEHPPAPRQPSAEELEHAAGVLQLLADRTRLGILALLASGGELAVGEIAERLERPVPAVSQHLAKLKGGNLVLTRREGTSIHYRLGGEHVSDLVANLLQHTEHALFADPPHHSAVPDGAAVRAMAQLATANA, from the coding sequence ATGGGTAGACCGGACGCCGAGCATCCGCCGGCACCGCGACAACCGAGTGCCGAAGAACTCGAGCACGCGGCCGGTGTCCTCCAATTGCTCGCGGACCGGACGCGCCTCGGCATTCTCGCGCTCCTCGCGAGCGGCGGAGAACTCGCGGTCGGCGAGATCGCCGAGCGGCTCGAACGCCCCGTGCCTGCCGTATCGCAGCACCTCGCCAAACTGAAGGGCGGCAACCTCGTGCTCACGCGGCGCGAGGGCACTTCGATCCACTATCGTCTCGGCGGCGAGCACGTCTCCGACTTGGTCGCGAACCTGCTGCAGCACACCGAGCACGCGCTCTTCGCCGACCCTCCGCACCACAGCGCCGTGCCCGACGGGGCTGCGGTGCGGGCCATGGCGCAGCTCGCAACGGCGAACGCTTAG
- a CDS encoding GNAT family N-acetyltransferase, protein MTRIRLIEPADAETLASLLARDREFLLPWEPIRADAYFTAPGQQAEIRALLEQHERGEVVPFVMLNDEERVVGRVTLNGIVRGPFQSCSVGYWLTRASRGRGLATFAVAAAVDHAFTEIGLHRVQAEVMPDNTASRRVLERNRFSEYGYAPRYLQIAGSWEDHLMFQRLADDPAVT, encoded by the coding sequence ATGACCCGTATCCGCCTGATCGAGCCCGCTGACGCCGAGACGCTCGCCTCGCTCCTCGCTCGGGATCGGGAGTTCCTCCTTCCCTGGGAACCGATTCGGGCCGACGCATATTTCACCGCGCCGGGGCAGCAGGCCGAGATCAGGGCACTGCTTGAGCAGCATGAGCGGGGCGAGGTCGTTCCGTTCGTGATGCTCAACGATGAGGAGCGGGTCGTCGGCAGAGTGACCCTGAACGGCATCGTGCGCGGACCGTTCCAGAGCTGCAGCGTGGGCTACTGGCTGACGCGAGCCTCGCGAGGGCGCGGTCTCGCGACCTTCGCTGTGGCTGCCGCGGTGGACCACGCGTTCACCGAAATCGGGTTGCATCGGGTTCAGGCAGAAGTGATGCCCGACAACACCGCATCCCGTCGTGTGCTCGAACGAAACAGGTTCTCCGAGTACGGCTACGCTCCGCGGTACTTGCAGATCGCCGGCTCCTGGGAGGATCACCTCATGTTCCAGCGATTGGCGGACGACCCGGCCGTCACCTGA